The following coding sequences lie in one Saccharopolyspora hordei genomic window:
- the rdgB gene encoding RdgB/HAM1 family non-canonical purine NTP pyrophosphatase, whose protein sequence is MSRVLLATRNQKKLVELRRILEAEGVTGVEVVGLADVPEFPEAPETGATFEENALAKAADAARATGLPAIADDSGIAVDALNGMPGVLSARWAGKHGDDQANLELLLGQLADVPDERRGAAFVSAAALVHPDGREAVVRGEWRGTVVREARGTNGFGYDPIFVPEGETRTSAELTPEEKDADSHRGRALRLLLPELRKLAD, encoded by the coding sequence GTGAGCCGCGTCCTGCTGGCCACCCGCAACCAGAAGAAGCTGGTGGAGCTGCGCCGCATCCTCGAGGCCGAGGGTGTGACCGGCGTCGAGGTGGTGGGCCTGGCGGACGTCCCGGAGTTCCCGGAAGCCCCGGAGACCGGTGCGACGTTCGAGGAGAACGCCCTCGCGAAGGCCGCGGACGCGGCCCGCGCCACCGGCCTGCCGGCGATCGCCGACGACTCGGGCATCGCGGTGGACGCGCTCAACGGCATGCCGGGTGTGCTGTCGGCCCGGTGGGCGGGCAAGCACGGTGACGACCAGGCGAACCTGGAGCTGCTGCTCGGCCAGCTGGCCGACGTCCCCGACGAGCGCCGCGGCGCGGCCTTCGTCTCGGCGGCGGCCCTGGTCCACCCGGACGGCCGGGAGGCGGTGGTGCGCGGGGAGTGGCGCGGCACCGTGGTCCGCGAAGCCCGCGGCACCAACGGTTTCGGCTACGACCCGATCTTCGTCCCCGAGGGCGAGACCCGCACCAGCGCCGAGCTGACCCCGGAGGAGAAGGACGCGGACTCCCACCGAGGCCGAGCCCTCCGCCTCCTCCTCCCCGAACTCCGCAAGCTCGCGGACTGA